The genomic stretch CGATCGTGATCGTGGCTGCGGCATGTCTTCTTTATGCCTTATACGGCAGTTATATCCCCGGCATGTTCGGCCACCGTGGCTTTCCGCTGCGCAGGGTGATAACTCACATGTATGTCACCACTGAGGGTCTCTTGGGACTGCCCATGGGCGTATCGGCCACCTTCGTGTTCATGTTCATCCTTTTCGGTGCCTTTCTTCATAAGACCGGCCTCGGGAAGTTCTTCATAAACTTGGCGATGGCAGCCACCGGCCATCAGGTGGGCGGCCCCGCCAAGATAGCCGTCGTAGCCAGCGGCATGTTCGGCACCATATCGGGCAGCTCTGTGGCAAACGTGGTCACCACTGGAACATTTACCATCCCTCTCATGAAGAGCATAGGATATAAACCTCATTTTGCCGGTGCCGTAGAGGCTGCGGCGTCTACCGGAGGCCAACTCATGCCACCGATCATGGGGGCGGCGGCCTTCGTCATGTCAGAATTTATAGGCGTCCCCTACATCCGCATAGCAGCAGCCGCCATAGTGCCGGCCATTCTCTACTATTTGGCCGTCTTCGTCATGGTCCACATGGAAGCCTTGAAGCTGGGCTTGAAGGGTCTGCCTCGCGAACTGTTACCGAACGTGTGGAAGACCTTAAAAGACGGTGGGCACCTGCTCATACCGGTTGCGGTGCTGGTCTACTTCCTCGTCAAAGGATATACACCGCTGCGTGCGGCTTTTATGTGCATCATCATTACGATAGTCATAGCCATGATGCGAAAGAATACCAGAATGAAACCACGAGATCTGTATGAGGCGATGGAGAATGGCGCGAGGAGTGCCTTGGGTGTGGCATCGGCGTGTGCCTGCTCCGGATTGATCATAGGTGTGGTTACACTCACCGGTTTGGGTCTGAAGATCGCCAACGGCATCATCTATCTGGCCGGGGGGGTTTTCTTTTTAACGTTAGTCTTCACAATGCTCGCTTCCATATTGTTGGGGATGGGGCTCCCGACGACTGCGAAGTATATAGTGTTGGCCAGTATGGCTGCTCCCGCGCTGCAGAAGTTCGGCCTGCCACCTATTGCCGCTCATATGTTTATCCTCTACTACGGCATAATAGCGGACCTCACACCGCCCGTCGCCCTGGCAGCGTATGCCGGAGCGGGCGTAGCGGGGGCCAACCCTATGAAGACAGGCTGGACAGCCTTGAAGTTGGCTCTGGCCGGTTTCCTCATTCCATACATATTCGCCTATGATCCGGTTTTGCTCCTTATAGGGGCTACTCCGCTTAAGGTAATAGTCGCATCGACGACTGCCATAATAGGCGTTTTCGCCCTCGGGTTTGCGACCTCCGGCTATTGGCTTAGAAACATGGCCCTATGGGAGCGCGTCATCCTCTTCGGAGGGGCGCTTGCCCTGATAAAGCCGGGAGTATTGACCGATGGTGCGGGTATTTTGATAATGGCTTCTATCTATATCTATCAACGCTTGAAAGTCAAGAGGGGATCTGTTTAAGGTTGTTAAAAAGGGGGAGGTTATAAAATGGCAACATCAACAACTGAGCGAGCCCAGAGGGTGCTAACGGGCACTCACTTCATGCTGGGCAACTATGCGGTGGTAGAAGGGGCGCTCGCCGCTGGATGCGATTTCTTTGCCGGATATCCCATAACGCCGGCCAACGAAATCTCGGAGCGCATGTCACAGCGCCTTCCGACCGTGGGTGGCAAGTTTTTACAGGGCGAGGACGAGCTCTGTTCCATCTACGCCCTGTCGGGCGCATCGCTTGCGGGGGCCAAGGCTATGACAGCTACGGCAAGCGCCGGGTATAACTACATGCAAGAAGGGATAGGCTATGCTGTAGCTGTGGAAGCTCCCATAGTTATCGTTGACGTCCAGAGATGCCGTGGCGAAAACTTCGCCTCTCAGGCCGACGTGATGCAGATGAAATGGGGGCCGAGTGGCGATCACGAGCTCATAGTCCTTGCTCCGTCTTCCGTGCAGGAGCTCTTCGACTTCACGATAAGGGCCTTCAACCTCGCCGAGGAGTTCCGAAACCCTGTAATAATTATGTCCGAGACGACGATAGCCTTAATGAGAGAAAGGCTCGTCATACCGCCGGCGGAGGAGATAGAAATAGTGAACAGGCGATACACATCCCTGCCGCCAGACAAATACCTTCCCTTCAAAGCTAATGAGGAGTACGGCGTTCCCGACTTCGCGCCTTTGGGAGAGGGATACGGCGCTATCTATTCGCTAAACCCCCATTCCGAGGAGGGGAGCATCGACTGGGATCCCGATGTGTTTGAGCGGCTCTATAAGCGTATAACCGGCAAAGTTACGCAGCATAGGAACAAAATCTGCAAGACGCAGGCCTTTAAGATGGATGATGCTGATGTAGCGCTCATAGCTTATGGCAGCGAAGTGCGTCCATGTATAGACGCGATGGAGATGGCCAGAGCTGACGGTATTAAGGTTGGGGTTTTGAAGCTCGATACTGTATGGCCGGTGCCTGAAGAGCAGATAATTCAAGTGGCTAACCACGTGAAGCTCGCCATCACGGTTGAAATGAACATTGGCAAATATACGAGAGAAGTCGAACGCCTCTGCTGTGCAAAGTGCAGGACAGCGGTGGCCACCAAGAACAGAGGGCTCGTTCACTTCCCCGAGGAAGTCTATGCAGTCATTAAGGAGGTATGGCGATGAGTCAGCCAATTAACCCATTGAGAAAATATATCAGAGAAGGGAAGCTTCCGCATTTCTTCTGTCCTGGATGCGGCTGTGGACAGATATTGAACGCTTTTCTTCAGGCTTGCGACGAGCTGGGCATGGATCCGTCGAGAATGGTGATCATCGGTGGTGTGGGTTGCACGGCCAGGATTCCCGTATATCTGAAAGGAGACGTACTCCACGGAGTTCACGGCAGGACGCTTGCCTGGGCCACTGGCATAAAGCTTCACAAACCGCAGACTAAGGTAGTAATCTTCGCCGGCGACGGTGACGTTGCCTCTATAGGCGGAAATCACCTGATACACGCCGCCAGGCGCAATTTGGACGCCTTGGTGGTGGTCGCCAACAACTTCAACTACGCCATGACCGGCGGCCAAGTTGCCCCCATGACGCCTTCGCAGGTCAGAACTATGACCACTCCCTTCGGTAACCCCGAGCCTTCCTTCGACATCTGCGAGCTCGTCGTCACCGCTGGGGCTACATACGTGGCCAGAGAGGTTACGGGTCGTCCCGTGCAACTTGAGCGCACGCTCAAAAAAGCGCTGACCCATGAGGGGTTTGGTCTCGTCGAAGTGCTCTCTCAATGTCCCACCAATTATGGAAGATATGCCCTGAGGAGCGGCGATCCGGCCGTAACGCTCAAGTGGATCATGGATCGGTGCATAACCAAGGCACAAGCCGATAAGCTATCCGAGGAAGAGAAGGCCGGCAAATTCGTTGTGGGCGAGTTTGTGGATTTCAAGCGCCCGATATTCCGCGGCAGCTCCGTTTATGACTTGGAATCTTGCGAATGCTGCGAGTGAGGTGAAGGTGCGAGATGAAGCCGATAAATATAAGGATTTGTGGCTTTGGCGGACAGGGGATAGTGCTTTCGGCGATCATATTGGGGACGGCCGCCGTGACGAAGCGCGGTCTCTACGCCGTGCAGACGCAGTCTTATGGCTCTGAAGCCAGAGGCGGGCAGTGCCAGGCAGAGTTGATCGTTTCAGATTCCCCGATAAACTCCCCCGCAACTCAGAATAAAGACATTTTGGTGGCTATGTTCCAGAGCGCGCTCGATGCGTACCTTCCGAGCCTCAAACCTAACGGGATCCTCATCGTAGATCCGGCGATGGTCACTGATCTGCACAATACGACGGCTCGGGTGTATTCTGTGCCGGCCACCGAGACGGCGGTTAAGCTGGGCAACAGGATCTGCGCTAACATGGTGATGCTCGGCTATTTCCAGGAGGCCACTGGCCTCATCACGAGGGATGACGTGGTCGAGACGATGAAAGAACTGGTCCCCGAGCGTTTTCACGAGCTCAATGAAAGGGCTATAGATGCAGGCGTGGAGCTTGCTAAGGGAACCAAAATAGATATCTTTTAGGCCGGTGATTGGTGCGATGAAACTTTACGAATTTCAAGGCAAAGAGCTCTTCAGAGAAGCCGGCATACCAGTTCCTCGCGGCAGACTTGTTACGAGAGAGGAAGAATTGGGGCTTGTCGAGTTTCCGGCAGTTCTGAAAGCTCAGGTTCTCGTGGGAGGGCGCGGGAAGGCTGGCGGAATAAAGGTCTGCAAGACGCCTGAAGAGGGGAAGAAGGCGTTTGAAAGCCTTTTGGGCGCCTCGATAAAGGGCGAAAAGATTTGCGCTTTGCTGGCAGAAGAGACTGCGGATATCAAGAGAGAATTTTATCTGTCTATCACTATACCCAGCGGCAGCAAATCCTTTTTGCTCATGGGGAGCGCAACCGGGGGGGTTGAAATAGAGCAAGTTGCCCAAAGCGCTCCCGAAGCGTTGTTTTCGTTACTCATAGATCCCATAGTCGGCGTAATGGATTATCAGGTTCGCTACGTTGCCAAGCGCTTCGCCTGTGAAGTTGAAGAAGCGAGGAAGGTGCTGACGGGTCTGTATCGGGCCCTGAGAGAAAACGACGCAACACTTGTGGAGATAAATCCTCTCGCTGAGACGCCTCGAGGGTTGTTGGCGCTGGATGCCAAGGTCGTGTTGGACGATAAAGCGCGTTGGAGGAGAAGCGAGCTCTTCGAAAGGCTTGCAGAACAACAAGCCGCTATCGGAGGCCAAGCTGTAAGCGTTTCCACTGACACGATTACCTATGTGCCTCTTGATGGTACGGTTGGCCTCATATCCGACGGGGCTGGCACGGGAATGCTCACGCTCGACCTCATAAGCGATGCCGGGGCAAGGGCTGCGTGCTTCTGCGAGATGGGCGGCCTTACGAGCCCTGAGGTTATGTACTCCGCCCTCGAGAAGACTTTAAACAATAAGAATGTCAAGGCCATCATAGTGGTGTTGATAGGCGGTTTCAACCGCATGGACGAGATGGCAGAAGGCATCGTGCGCTACCAAAAGGAGAAAGGGCTTCCTGTCCCTATCGTCGTGAGGATGTGCGGCACAATGGAAGAAGAGGGGAAACGCATTATGAGAGAAGCTAATCTCAAAACATATGATGACTTATATGAAGCAGTGCATGAAGTTGTGGCTTTGGCTGGGAGGAATAGCTGATGGCTGTGCTGGTGAATAGAGATACAAACGTGCTCGTCCTCGGGATAACGGGACGCTCCGGTCGCCTTCAGACGAAGGTCATGCTCGATTATGGAACCAAAGTTGTGGCAGGCGTGACTCCGGGCAAGGGAGGGCAAATGGCAGAAGGCGTGCCCGTCTACGACTTCGTAAGCGAGGTATTGAAAGAACACAGGATAGACGCGGCTATCAGTTTCGTTCCTGCCCGCTCAGCTAAGGACTCGTCGTTTGAAGCCATCGACAACGGCATCAAATTCTTGGTGCTAACGATGGAAGAGATCCCAGACCACGATGTCCTGGAGATCCTCTCTTATGCCAAGGCCAAAGGGACCACTGTCCTCGGGCCTGGTGCAGCTGGCATCATATCCCCGGGCAAGTGCAAGCTCGGGGCTCACCCGCCGAGAATGTTCACGGAGGGGAACGTGGGCGTAGTGTCCAAAA from Acetomicrobium sp. S15 = DSM 107314 encodes the following:
- a CDS encoding 2-oxoacid:acceptor oxidoreductase subunit alpha, with translation MATSTTERAQRVLTGTHFMLGNYAVVEGALAAGCDFFAGYPITPANEISERMSQRLPTVGGKFLQGEDELCSIYALSGASLAGAKAMTATASAGYNYMQEGIGYAVAVEAPIVIVDVQRCRGENFASQADVMQMKWGPSGDHELIVLAPSSVQELFDFTIRAFNLAEEFRNPVIIMSETTIALMRERLVIPPAEEIEIVNRRYTSLPPDKYLPFKANEEYGVPDFAPLGEGYGAIYSLNPHSEEGSIDWDPDVFERLYKRITGKVTQHRNKICKTQAFKMDDADVALIAYGSEVRPCIDAMEMARADGIKVGVLKLDTVWPVPEEQIIQVANHVKLAITVEMNIGKYTREVERLCCAKCRTAVATKNRGLVHFPEEVYAVIKEVWR
- a CDS encoding succinate--CoA ligase subunit beta, with protein sequence MKLYEFQGKELFREAGIPVPRGRLVTREEELGLVEFPAVLKAQVLVGGRGKAGGIKVCKTPEEGKKAFESLLGASIKGEKICALLAEETADIKREFYLSITIPSGSKSFLLMGSATGGVEIEQVAQSAPEALFSLLIDPIVGVMDYQVRYVAKRFACEVEEARKVLTGLYRALRENDATLVEINPLAETPRGLLALDAKVVLDDKARWRRSELFERLAEQQAAIGGQAVSVSTDTITYVPLDGTVGLISDGAGTGMLTLDLISDAGARAACFCEMGGLTSPEVMYSALEKTLNNKNVKAIIVVLIGGFNRMDEMAEGIVRYQKEKGLPVPIVVRMCGTMEEEGKRIMREANLKTYDDLYEAVHEVVALAGRNS
- the sucD gene encoding succinate--CoA ligase subunit alpha, which produces MAVLVNRDTNVLVLGITGRSGRLQTKVMLDYGTKVVAGVTPGKGGQMAEGVPVYDFVSEVLKEHRIDAAISFVPARSAKDSSFEAIDNGIKFLVLTMEEIPDHDVLEILSYAKAKGTTVLGPGAAGIISPGKCKLGAHPPRMFTEGNVGVVSKSGALSYEVGKTLTEAGIGQSTVIALGGGPLWGLTQRDAVRLFQEDPETEVILLLGEIGGTTEEEAAEFIAQNVTKPVVALIVGRAAPEGKSLGHAGAIIQGNRGTAQSKITALSRAGAKIATTPKEAAQIIKEIRGE
- a CDS encoding TRAP transporter permease; protein product: MSDTENRDQKLVTEDQTIDVEKILEKYDRESVYRRLTGFWKWVISLGAVAFSAFQLYTAAFGVYPAQIQRSVHLAFMLFLVFLLYPVSKKSSRTELHWTDVILALFGVAVGAYIVVEYTPLMYRAGLPTTLDLVFGALAILLVLEAARRIVGLPIVIVAAACLLYALYGSYIPGMFGHRGFPLRRVITHMYVTTEGLLGLPMGVSATFVFMFILFGAFLHKTGLGKFFINLAMAATGHQVGGPAKIAVVASGMFGTISGSSVANVVTTGTFTIPLMKSIGYKPHFAGAVEAAASTGGQLMPPIMGAAAFVMSEFIGVPYIRIAAAAIVPAILYYLAVFVMVHMEALKLGLKGLPRELLPNVWKTLKDGGHLLIPVAVLVYFLVKGYTPLRAAFMCIIITIVIAMMRKNTRMKPRDLYEAMENGARSALGVASACACSGLIIGVVTLTGLGLKIANGIIYLAGGVFFLTLVFTMLASILLGMGLPTTAKYIVLASMAAPALQKFGLPPIAAHMFILYYGIIADLTPPVALAAYAGAGVAGANPMKTGWTALKLALAGFLIPYIFAYDPVLLLIGATPLKVIVASTTAIIGVFALGFATSGYWLRNMALWERVILFGGALALIKPGVLTDGAGILIMASIYIYQRLKVKRGSV
- a CDS encoding thiamine pyrophosphate-dependent enzyme, producing MSQPINPLRKYIREGKLPHFFCPGCGCGQILNAFLQACDELGMDPSRMVIIGGVGCTARIPVYLKGDVLHGVHGRTLAWATGIKLHKPQTKVVIFAGDGDVASIGGNHLIHAARRNLDALVVVANNFNYAMTGGQVAPMTPSQVRTMTTPFGNPEPSFDICELVVTAGATYVAREVTGRPVQLERTLKKALTHEGFGLVEVLSQCPTNYGRYALRSGDPAVTLKWIMDRCITKAQADKLSEEEKAGKFVVGEFVDFKRPIFRGSSVYDLESCECCE
- a CDS encoding 2-oxoacid:acceptor oxidoreductase family protein → MKPINIRICGFGGQGIVLSAIILGTAAVTKRGLYAVQTQSYGSEARGGQCQAELIVSDSPINSPATQNKDILVAMFQSALDAYLPSLKPNGILIVDPAMVTDLHNTTARVYSVPATETAVKLGNRICANMVMLGYFQEATGLITRDDVVETMKELVPERFHELNERAIDAGVELAKGTKIDIF